The DNA sequence CGGCCGCGCCGGCCTTGCCCGCCGTAGCCGCGTTGCGCGCCGCAAGCGCTTCGGCCTCCGCGGCCGCGCCGGACGCGGCCCCGCCGCCCAGGCTGCCCGCGCCCGTGCCGCGCACGCCGCCGCCGACACCCGCGCCGCCGGCACCCGCGCCGCCGCCGCCGATGCCGCCGAGGGACCCGCCCCCGGCACCGCCGCCGCCGATGCCGCCGAGCCGGCTCGCGATGCTCTCGCCGTTGATGCCGCCGCCGCGCCCGATGGTCGGCAGCTTGGCACCGCCCGGGCCGGTGCCGGTGGGCAGCCCGGTGATCGGGTCGATGCCGGGCGGGGTGAACCCGGGGATCGGGCTGCCGCCGCGGCCGATGGTGGTGCCACCGCCGCCGGTGTCCGGGATGTTCGGGATCGACGGCGGGGTGTAGCTGCTCCCGCCCGGGCCGCCGCCGGTGTTCCCGCCGATCCCGGACGGCGTGAAGCCGGACGACGTCGTCGAGTCGTCGAAGCCGGGGACCGACGAACCGGGGATGCCGGAACCGCTGAAGCTGCCGCCGGGGATTTCCGGGATGCCGGCCCCGGAGAAGCCCGAGCCGCCGGCACCGCCGCCGCCACCGCTCGCCGCCGGGATGCCGGCCCCGGAGAAGCCGGAACCACCGGCTCCGCTGCCGCCGCCGCTGCCGCCACCGGGGATGCCGCTGCCGGAGAAGCCCGAGCCCTCGGTGCCGGACCCGCCACCCGGGATGCCCGAGCCGCCGCCGGGGATGCCCGAGCCGCTGCCGCCGGGGCCGCCCGCGCCGCCGAGCCCGGCGGCGTCGAGACCGGCCGGGGTCCGGCCGGAAGCGGAGGGGTCCAGCGCCGGGTCCATCGCGGTCCGGGCCAGCAGCGGCTGCGCGCCGCCCGCCCCGGCGCCACCGGCCGGGGTACCGGCCAGCTGCCGCGTCGCGGTGGCGGTCGGCAGCTTCGGCGGGGCCGGGAACCGCGGCGTGGCGACCGCGGCGCCGATGGTCTCGTCGTACTGGGTCATGATCTGCGCGGCGTGGTCCCGCGCGGCCGTCTGGGCCCGGTAGGTCTGCATGGCCTCGCCGGCCGCCGCGGCGTACTGCACCGGGTCGGTCATCGACATCAGGCGCTGGTTGGTGCTCTGCAGGTCGAACTGGACCGGCGGGTTCGCGACCATCTGCCGCTGGGTCTCGTTGAGCGCCTGGGAGTGGATCTCCTGCTGGCGGCCGGCGAGCGTCGCGCCCTGCGCGGTCGCGCCCAGCCACTTGCCGACGCCGGCGAGGTGCTCGCGGACCGCGTCACCGGCGTCGCCCTGCCAGTTGCTGGTGCTCGCGTTGATCGCGTCGGCCAGGGTCTTCTGGTGCGTTCCGAGGTCGTTGCCGACCCGCACCCATTCCTCCGAGGTCTCCGCGACGGTCGCCGGGTTGGCGTCCTGCGTGATGGCCTCGTTCATCTGCTCGTGGGTGGCGTTGGCCCACAGCGTCTTCGGGGCCCCGCCGTTCTCGCGCATGGTGAGGCCCTCGTCGAGGCCGTGCTTGGCGTCGTCGAGGTGCTGCTGGTACAGCTCCTGGATCTTCTTGTCGCGCAGCACCGGGTCGACGACCGGGCCGAGCCAGCCGCGCCGGATCTCGTCGTCGACCTGCCTGGTGGCCATTTCCCGGATCTCGTCGCCGGACGGCGACTTGTCCGTGGTCAGCGGCCCTACGTAGTACTTCGACGACGAATCGGCCGTCACGTCGTAGAGCGGACTGCGCGGGTCGTAGTCCGGGGACGACGGGTCCGAGACGGACTCGGCGGTGGGTGCCACGGTCTCCCTCAGCTCTGGTCGGCGGTCGGGAGCGAGGTCAGCGTCGCGCGCGTGTTCTCTTCCCGGGACTTGTAGTTCTGCTTGGCCAGCTTGATGGCTTCGATGTAGGTCGGGAACTCCTGCCGCGCGGCCTGCAGCTGCGTGACCAGCCCGTGGTCGTCGGCGGCGGTGCTGACCATGTGCGCGGAGACCCACTGGCCGGTCGCGGTGCGGCTCATCGCCGGCGCGTCGTGCAGCCGCTGCAGGTTCGCCCAGCGCTGCTCGAGCGACTCGAGCACGCCTTCCAGCGCCTCGATCAGCTGGTTGCCCGTGGTGTCGTCGATGGCGAAGCCACCGCTCTGGGCGAGCCGCTTCAGCTGGGCGCCCGCCAGGCCGACGCGAACCGCGGCCATGGCCTTCTGCGCGGGTTCGGTCGCGGTCTGCATCTGCGCCGTCGCCTGGAGAGCCTGGCTGACCGCCTCGGTCTCTTCCGTCATCAGGACTTTCCCTTCCCGGTCAGTAGACAGCGGCGATCGCGTCGCGGATCGCGCGCGCGAGGTCGGCCCGCCCGGCCGGCACGTACTCCGCCGTCAGCTCGCCGGCCTCGCCGGTCGTCGTGTGCACGAGGTAGCGGCCGTCGGCGGTGTCCAGCCAGCTCAGCGGTTCGCCCGCGACGCGCTCGCCGCGCCGCCCCTGCGCGCTGACGGCGATGTGACCGCCGCCCAGCCGGGGTTCGGCGAGCACCCGCTCGAGCACCGCGACGTCCGAGGTCTTGCGCGCCGGCGGGCGGCGGCCCGGCCGCACCACGGCCTTGACCTCGATCATGCCGAAGGCGTCGGTTTCTTCTTCCTCGAACTCGGCGTCGGCGATGCGCTTCGCCGCCATGGCCGAGACCTCGCGCCCGGCGGCGCGGTGCACGACGTGCTTGCCCGTGGTCGCGGCCGGGGCGGGCGGCAGCACGCCCGTGACGACCTCGACGAGGTCCTCGTCCGCGAACAGCGAGAACAGCAGGTCGTCGCTGTCCGCCGCCTGCGTGATGCCGAGCGCCTGGGCGCCGTCGGTGACCACGAGCACGGCGACGTCGGCGCCGAGCCCGTCGATCCCGCTGACCGCAACCGAAACCCGGGGCTCGGCGAGCAGCTCGAACGCCGTGCGCACACCGGGGTGCAGCTCACCGGAAACCGACAGCCGCCGCTCTTCGAGCGCGTCGTAGACCTGGCGCGCGACCCGCACGAACCGCACCGGGTCGGTCGGGAGGTTGCCCGCGCGCAGCGGGTACCGCCGGACGTCGGCGCCGGTCGCCTGGCCCACTACGAGAGCTTCGACGACCTCGAGGACGAACTCGAACCGCTCCGCCATTTCCCCTCGCCGATTCTTCGTCGTCAAACCTTCAAGCAAGTTCCCTTACGAACAGTAGCAGTGCCGGAAGAGGCCGTGACGGCGCCGCCACGCCGATGCCCGAAAGACCACCATCCCTGGACTGGGCGGGCAAAGCGCCGTCGGTGACCGCGTTCACCCGATGCGGTGCTGGTGGACGCGCAGCTGCAGGCTGACGAGGTCCAGCAGCGGCGTGGCGACCCCGAGAGCGCGGGCACGCGCGGTGAGGTCGCCGAAGATCTGCTCTCCCTCGACCGGGTGACCGCCGAGCAGGTCGCGGTACAGCGAAGATCCCCCCATCGCGGGGTCCGTCACGGTCTTGCGCGTCGCTTCCAGGTCCGGCGCCGGCACCGGGTACCCGGCCGCTTCGGCGACGGCGGCCGCCTCGGCGACCACGGCTTCGGCGAACTCCGCACCGCCCGGCACCGCGACGACGTCGCCGATCGTGCCGCGCAGCAGGCTGTTGATCCCGCCGATCGCGGCGATGAACACCCATTTCGCCCACATCGCCTCGGTGATCCGCGCGCTCCGGACCACGGGGAACCCGGCGCCGTCCAGTGCCGCGCCGACGTCGGCCAGCCGCGGCGGGGCGGGCTCGGCGCGGGCGCCGTAGGCCAGGTGCTGGAGCGGCCCGAGCCGGCGGATCGCGCCGTCGTCGTCGATGGTGGTCATCACCTTCGCGACGCCGCCGAGCACGGCGTCCTCGCCGAACCGCGCGCCGAGGGCGTCGAGGTGGGCGAGCCCGTTGAGGAACGGCAGGACGAGCGTGCCCGGGCCGACCGCGGGGGCGAAATCGTCGATGGCCGCGGCGAGGCCGGTGGCCTTGACCGCCAGCAGCACGAGGTCGTAGGTCCCGTCGAGCGTCCCGGTCTCGGCCAGCGGCGGCTCCAGCACCGTCTCCTCGCCGAGCCCGACGATCCGCAGGCCGCTGTCCCGCAGCACCTTCGCCCGGCCCGGCCGGACGAGGAACGTGACGTCCCGGCCCGCCTGCAGCAGCCGCCCGCCGAAGTACCCGCCGGTCGCGCCGGCCCCCACCACCAGAATCCGCAAGTCGCTCACCCCATGACCTACACCGGGCGGCGGGCACAGTATTCCCACAGCAAGACACAGCTGAACGACAGGTCGATCCGGATCCGCGGGCCGTTGGACGGGCATGGGAAGACGGATCCGCTGGACACTCGCGGGCGCGGGGCTGACGGCCGCCGCGCTGACGGCCGGGGTGCTGGTCTCGGTCGGCGGCCGCGCCGCCACCCCGGCGCCGGTGGCCGAGGTGGCGGACCCGCCGCCGGACACCGCGATCAGCCCCGGCCCGGTGACGTCGACGTCCGAGGTGCCCTACCCGGACCTGTCGGCGGTCGCCGCCGGCGTCGCGGACGCGGTGACGGCCGCTTCGCCGCGGACGACTGTCGGGTTCGTCCTGTACGACCGGGAATCGGGGAAGGAACTGGCGTCCCTCGGCGCCGACGAGCCGTACTACACCGCGTCGGTGGTCAAACTGCTGATCGCCATCGACGAGGTGCGCGACGACACCACCGGCACGTGGGCGCTCCCGGACGCCGGCGCCGTCGAAGACCTCACCGACATGCTCGAGGGCAGCGACGACGCGATCGCGTCGGCGTTCTGGGAGCGCAACGGCGGCAACGCCATCGTGACGCGCACCGCGGCCCTGCTCGGCCTGGCGCACACGACCCCGCCCGCCGACCCGACGCAGTGGGGCATGGCCGAGACGAGCGCCGGCGACGTGCTGGCGATCTACCAGTACCTCGAAGACACGATGCCGGACGAGGTGGCCCAGCCGATCCTGACGGCGCTGGGCAACGCCCGGAACCCGGCCGACGACGGCTGGGACCAGTACTTCGGCATCCCGGACGGCCTGAGCGGGATGTCCTGGCAGATCAAGCAGGGCTGGATGATCCTGCGCTCGTCGCTGGTCCTCAACACCACCGGCGTGGTCGGCGACCGCTACGTCGTGGTGCTGCTGACGCAACAGCCGCCGATCGCTTCGGCCGAGGGCCGCGCCGCGGTGACCGCCGGGATCAAGACGCTCGCTCCCCTGCTGGCGCAGCTGAACGCGACGTGACCCCGCGGGCGCGGTCGATGTCCGGACCGCGGTACAGCCGCTCGGGGATGCGGGCCAGCGTCGAGGGGTGGACCTGCGGGCCGAGGCCGTAGAGCTTCTGGAAGCTCATGATGAGCGGCCGCCAGCGATCCGGGTCGATGTGGTCGTCGCTGCCGGCCGCCCGGATGTCGTCGTGGACGAACACGCGCTGCACGCGCACCTCGATCGCGACGATCCCGCCGCGTTGCCGGTCGTCCTCGTCGGCGAGCGGGTGCACGGCCTCCAGCACGGCCTCCATGGCGACCGGGCATTCGGCGACCCGTGGCGGCGCGACGGTTTCCGACGGTACGGGAGTCAGCCCGGCCCGCTCGAACTTCCCCGCGACGTGGAAGTACCCCCGCTTCCGCTTGCCCTCCGGCACGGGATCGGACCCGGTGGTCAGCGCAAGCCGGTCGACGGCCGCGGCGAGGGCGTCGGAGGGCAGGTTGAGCACGCATTCACCGGTGCGGAGCAGGTTTTGGGTGGTCTTGGAGCGGGCGCCGAGCCCGAGCATCGCACGCCAGCCGAGCCAGAAGGCCGAGGACATCGGCGCGAGGTTGGCGGAGCCGTCTTCGTTGGTGCTGGAGAGGAGGACGACCGGGGTGCCGAAGTAGAGGATGCCGGGCTCGATGGCCGTGTGCGCAGGGGTTTCCGTCTTCACGCGTTCGATGGTGCCGTCCACAGGGGACGCTCCGCTGGCGGGAATCGGCCATCGCGATTCCCGCCCGCAGCGCGTCAGCCGCAGTGTTCGGCGCGTTCCTGGTCCGTCATCGGTGCGGTGTGCTGGGTGATGTCGCCGGTCGAGCCGGGGACCGGGCCTTCCGCGTCGAAGTCCTGGTACCAGATGTAGTGGCCGTAGAACCGGTCGCCGAAGTGCATCTCGTACGTGCCGTGCACCTTCTGCAGCTTCGGCGCCCGCTCCACCCAGCCCTTCTCCCCCGGGCGGACGTCCACGTTGGTCGCCTGGCCCTCGGTGTGGGACGACTCCCAGGTGTGCTGGTACGACGTCTCGATGGACACCTTGAACACTTCCGAGAACCCGTATTCGGCCGACAGGGACACGCCGAAGCTGTTCGACTCGCCCGTCGTGTCGGACCAGTTCACGGTGCTGCGCTGCAGATCTTGCGTGCAGTTGTAGGCGGCCTCGCCGACCTGGTGCCCGGCGCCGGTGTGCTCCTCCGGCGGGCCGGCCGGGTGGAACACGCACGAGTCCGTGCCGTTGTCGCACTTGTCGAGCAGTTCCCGCGCGGTGGGCTGGTCCTCGGCGGACGCGGCGGGGGCGGTGAGCACGAGGCCGGCGGCGGTCACCAGGCCGAGGCCCGTCGCCACCCACGTGGTGCGCTTGCTGGTCATGCGGTCACTCCCTTTCGCAGGTGGCTCAGCTGAAGCCGATGGACTGGGTCCGGTCGTCCATGAAGGACCCGACGTTGCCGGTGTTCTCCTTGAACGGGCCGTCGCGGTCGCCGCCGAGGTTCGGCTCCGGGTAGAGCCAGATCCAGCAGTTCCCCCACGGCTGCACCGAGGAGATCTTGTTCTTCCAGTCGTCGCCGAGGTCGAACTGCCAGTTCACCCAGCCGTCCTTCTTGCACAGTTCCGGGCCGGTGATGGTCAGCGAGTTCCCCGTGTAATCGGGACCGTCGAAGAAAGTGCCCTGCACGACGTCACCGTTGGCCGACGCGGTCAGCGCCATGCGGCTCGAAGAGCATTGCTGCACCCCGGTTCCGACGTTCAGCACGCAGTGCTTCGGCGCGGGTGCCGCGGTCGCCGGTGCCACCCCGAGCGAAGTCAGCGCGGCCGCCGCGGCAGCCGTCGCCGCGGCTTTTCTGGTCCAGTTCCCCATTTTCCCTGCTCCTTCCGGTGAGCTCCGGTCCGACGGGTCGAACGTAACTCCAGGCTGGCGCGCTCGCCGCCGCGTTGCCCGGCGGCACCGCCGGGTCTGCCTGATCCCTTCGAAAACGGGCAGCGAA is a window from the Amycolatopsis sp. cg9 genome containing:
- a CDS encoding ESX secretion-associated protein EspG, whose protein sequence is MAERFEFVLEVVEALVVGQATGADVRRYPLRAGNLPTDPVRFVRVARQVYDALEERRLSVSGELHPGVRTAFELLAEPRVSVAVSGIDGLGADVAVLVVTDGAQALGITQAADSDDLLFSLFADEDLVEVVTGVLPPAPAATTGKHVVHRAAGREVSAMAAKRIADAEFEEEETDAFGMIEVKAVVRPGRRPPARKTSDVAVLERVLAEPRLGGGHIAVSAQGRRGERVAGEPLSWLDTADGRYLVHTTTGEAGELTAEYVPAGRADLARAIRDAIAAVY
- a CDS encoding ketopantoate reductase family protein, with the translated sequence MSDLRILVVGAGATGGYFGGRLLQAGRDVTFLVRPGRAKVLRDSGLRIVGLGEETVLEPPLAETGTLDGTYDLVLLAVKATGLAAAIDDFAPAVGPGTLVLPFLNGLAHLDALGARFGEDAVLGGVAKVMTTIDDDGAIRRLGPLQHLAYGARAEPAPPRLADVGAALDGAGFPVVRSARITEAMWAKWVFIAAIGGINSLLRGTIGDVVAVPGGAEFAEAVVAEAAAVAEAAGYPVPAPDLEATRKTVTDPAMGGSSLYRDLLGGHPVEGEQIFGDLTARARALGVATPLLDLVSLQLRVHQHRIG
- a CDS encoding flavin reductase family protein, which encodes MKTETPAHTAIEPGILYFGTPVVLLSSTNEDGSANLAPMSSAFWLGWRAMLGLGARSKTTQNLLRTGECVLNLPSDALAAAVDRLALTTGSDPVPEGKRKRGYFHVAGKFERAGLTPVPSETVAPPRVAECPVAMEAVLEAVHPLADEDDRQRGGIVAIEVRVQRVFVHDDIRAAGSDDHIDPDRWRPLIMSFQKLYGLGPQVHPSTLARIPERLYRGPDIDRARGVTSRSAAPAGERAS